In a genomic window of Ralstonia nicotianae:
- a CDS encoding sodium:solute symporter family protein yields the protein MLIWFVIVYWVISVGIGLWAALRVRNTADFAVAGRGLPFYVVTATVFATWFGSETVLGIPAVFLKEGLHGVVADPFGSSLCLILVGLFFARPLYRMNLLTIGDFYRNRFGRVAEVLTTLCIVVSYLGWVAAQIKALGLVFYTVSDGGLSQQTGMMIGAASVLVYTLFGGMWSVAVTDFIQMIIIVIGMMYIGWEVSGQAGGVATVVAHASAAGKFSFWPAFNPIEVIGFVTAWITMMLGSIPQQDVFQRVTSSRTERIAGTASVLGGVLYFLFAFIPMFLAYSATLIDPQMVARYINTDSQLILPKLVLEHAPLVAQVMFFGALLSAIKSCASATLLAPSVTFAENVLRPMLPRMDDKRFLRVMQAVVLVFTALVTLFALNSHLSIFHMVENAYKVTLVAAFVPLAFGLFWKRATRQGGLLAIALGLTVWIWCEVFLSDAMFPPQLVGLLASLGAMVIGSLGPQWIRDRVPASEPVTQA from the coding sequence ATGCTGATCTGGTTCGTCATTGTTTATTGGGTGATTTCGGTCGGTATCGGCCTGTGGGCGGCGCTGCGCGTGCGCAATACGGCCGACTTCGCGGTGGCCGGCCGCGGCCTGCCGTTCTACGTTGTCACCGCCACGGTGTTCGCGACGTGGTTCGGTTCCGAGACGGTGCTCGGTATTCCGGCGGTGTTCCTCAAGGAGGGCCTGCACGGCGTGGTGGCCGATCCGTTCGGGTCGTCGCTGTGCCTGATCCTGGTGGGCCTGTTCTTCGCCCGGCCGCTGTACCGGATGAACCTGCTGACCATCGGCGACTTCTACCGCAACCGCTTCGGCCGCGTGGCCGAGGTGCTGACCACCCTGTGCATCGTCGTGTCCTATCTGGGCTGGGTGGCGGCGCAGATCAAGGCGCTGGGCCTGGTGTTCTATACCGTTTCGGACGGCGGGCTGTCGCAGCAGACCGGCATGATGATCGGCGCGGCCAGCGTGCTGGTCTACACGCTGTTCGGCGGCATGTGGTCGGTGGCGGTGACGGACTTCATCCAGATGATCATCATCGTGATCGGCATGATGTACATCGGCTGGGAGGTCTCGGGCCAGGCCGGCGGCGTGGCCACGGTGGTGGCGCATGCATCGGCGGCGGGCAAGTTCTCGTTCTGGCCGGCGTTCAACCCGATCGAGGTGATCGGCTTCGTGACGGCCTGGATCACCATGATGCTCGGCTCGATTCCGCAGCAGGACGTGTTCCAGCGCGTGACGTCGTCGCGCACCGAGCGCATCGCCGGCACGGCCTCGGTGCTGGGCGGCGTGCTGTATTTCCTGTTCGCCTTCATCCCGATGTTCCTGGCGTATTCGGCTACGCTGATCGACCCGCAGATGGTCGCCAGGTACATCAACACCGATTCGCAGCTGATCCTGCCCAAGCTGGTGCTCGAGCACGCGCCGCTGGTCGCGCAGGTGATGTTCTTCGGCGCGCTGCTGTCGGCCATCAAGAGCTGCGCGAGCGCGACGCTGCTGGCGCCGTCGGTCACCTTTGCCGAAAACGTGCTGCGCCCGATGCTGCCGCGCATGGACGACAAGCGCTTCCTGCGCGTGATGCAGGCGGTGGTGCTGGTCTTCACGGCGCTGGTGACGCTGTTTGCGCTCAACTCGCATCTGTCGATCTTCCACATGGTGGAGAATGCCTACAAGGTGACGCTGGTCGCCGCCTTCGTGCCGCTGGCGTTCGGCCTGTTCTGGAAGCGCGCTACGCGCCAGGGCGGCCTGCTGGCCATCGCCCTCGGGCTGACCGTGTGGATCTGGTGCGAGGTGTTCCTCTCTGATGCGATGTTCCCGCCACAATTGGTCGGCCTGCTGGCCAGCCTGGGGGCGATGGTGATCGGCTCGCTGGGTCCGCAATGGATCCGCGATCGCGTTCCGGCCAGCGAGCCCGTCACACAGGCCTGA
- a CDS encoding TPMT family class I SAM-dependent methyltransferase, with product MAQPPVFTTRDAAAPAFWDERFSRDHMPWDAHGVPPAFRQFCEAQPAPLSTLIPGCGSAYEAGWLAERGWPVAAIDFAPSAVASAQAVLGPHAGVVELADFFRFTPRQPVQWIYERAFLCAMPRRLWADYATQVARLLPPGGLLAGFFVVVDGRAAAPSGPPFEITAQEQEALLSPAFERIADALVPENESIPVFAGRERWQVWRRRAD from the coding sequence ATGGCCCAACCGCCCGTCTTCACCACTCGCGATGCCGCCGCCCCCGCGTTCTGGGACGAGCGCTTCAGCCGCGACCACATGCCTTGGGACGCGCACGGCGTGCCGCCGGCCTTCCGCCAGTTCTGCGAAGCGCAGCCCGCGCCGCTCTCCACGCTGATCCCCGGCTGCGGCAGCGCCTACGAGGCGGGCTGGCTGGCCGAGCGTGGCTGGCCCGTCGCCGCCATCGACTTCGCGCCGAGTGCGGTGGCCTCCGCACAGGCCGTGCTGGGGCCGCATGCCGGCGTGGTCGAACTGGCCGATTTTTTCCGGTTCACGCCGCGCCAGCCGGTGCAATGGATCTACGAGCGCGCCTTCCTGTGCGCGATGCCGCGCCGGCTGTGGGCGGATTACGCCACGCAGGTCGCGCGGCTGCTGCCGCCCGGCGGGTTGCTGGCCGGGTTCTTCGTTGTGGTCGACGGCCGGGCCGCCGCGCCTAGCGGGCCGCCGTTCGAGATCACGGCGCAGGAGCAGGAGGCGCTGCTGTCGCCGGCCTTCGAGCGGATTGCCGATGCGCTGGTCCCAGAGAACGAATCGATACCCGTGTTCGCCGGGCGCGAGCGTTGGCAGGTCTGGCGCCGCCGCGCCGACTGA
- the ubiB gene encoding ubiquinone biosynthesis regulatory protein kinase UbiB encodes MTRLFRLCKIIFVILYHGLDQLALSGFKSRRIRALVWVLTLGRRQTRPRGERLRLALEQLGPIFVKFGQVLSTRRDLLPPDVADELAKLQDRVPPFDPKIAAAIVERSLGKPLSALFHRFDHHPVASASIAQVHFATLRGGPDDGREVAVKVLRPGMLPVIDSDLALMRDVATWMEKLWADGKRLKPREVVAEFDKYLHDELDLMREAANASQLRRNFAKSELLLVPEVFWDWCTSEVFVMERMHGVRVSHADELRAAGVDTHKLARDGVEIFFTQVFRDGFFHADMHPGNILVSVAPESLGRYIALDFGIVGALSEFDKNYLAQNFLAFFQRDYHRVALLHVESGWAPEETRVEELEGAIRACCEPYFDRPLGEISLGLVLMRLFQTSRRFNVEVQPQLVLLQKTLLNVEGLGRQLDPDLDLWKTAKPFLERWMHEQIGWRGLVDRLKIEAPQWANMLPDFPRLAHQILERHARDNGSAQTATLSALLAEQRRTNRLLSAALLFIGGFAVGIIATHVLAWLAHH; translated from the coding sequence ATGACGCGCTTGTTCCGGCTGTGCAAGATCATCTTCGTCATCCTCTATCACGGGCTGGATCAGCTCGCGCTGTCGGGCTTCAAGAGCCGGCGCATCCGCGCGCTGGTCTGGGTGCTGACCCTCGGCCGCAGGCAGACACGCCCGCGCGGTGAGCGCCTGCGCCTGGCGCTGGAGCAGCTCGGCCCGATCTTCGTGAAGTTCGGGCAGGTCCTGTCCACGCGTCGCGACCTGCTGCCGCCCGATGTGGCGGACGAACTGGCCAAGCTGCAGGACCGTGTGCCGCCGTTCGACCCCAAGATCGCGGCCGCCATTGTCGAGCGATCGCTGGGCAAGCCGCTGTCGGCGCTGTTCCATCGCTTCGACCATCATCCGGTGGCCAGCGCCTCGATCGCGCAGGTGCACTTCGCCACCCTGCGCGGCGGTCCCGACGACGGCCGCGAGGTGGCCGTGAAGGTGCTGCGTCCCGGCATGCTGCCGGTGATCGACAGCGACCTCGCGCTGATGCGCGACGTGGCCACGTGGATGGAGAAGCTGTGGGCGGACGGCAAGCGCCTGAAGCCGCGCGAGGTGGTCGCCGAGTTCGACAAGTACCTGCACGACGAACTCGACCTGATGCGCGAGGCCGCCAACGCCAGCCAGCTGCGCCGCAACTTCGCCAAGTCCGAGCTGCTGCTGGTGCCCGAGGTGTTCTGGGACTGGTGCACCTCTGAGGTGTTCGTGATGGAGCGCATGCACGGCGTGCGCGTCTCGCACGCCGACGAACTGCGTGCGGCCGGCGTCGACACGCATAAGCTGGCGCGCGACGGCGTGGAGATCTTCTTCACGCAGGTGTTTCGCGACGGCTTCTTCCACGCCGACATGCACCCCGGCAACATCCTGGTGAGCGTGGCGCCCGAGTCCCTGGGCCGCTATATCGCGCTGGATTTCGGCATCGTCGGGGCGCTGTCGGAATTCGACAAGAATTACCTGGCGCAGAATTTCCTGGCCTTCTTCCAGCGCGATTACCACCGTGTGGCGCTGCTGCATGTCGAATCCGGCTGGGCGCCCGAAGAGACCCGCGTGGAGGAGCTCGAAGGCGCCATTCGCGCCTGCTGCGAGCCGTACTTCGATCGCCCCCTCGGCGAGATTTCGCTGGGGCTCGTGCTGATGCGGCTGTTCCAGACTTCGCGCCGCTTCAACGTGGAAGTGCAGCCGCAGCTGGTGCTGCTGCAGAAGACGCTGCTCAACGTCGAGGGCCTGGGCCGCCAGCTCGATCCGGACCTGGATCTGTGGAAGACCGCCAAGCCATTCCTGGAACGCTGGATGCACGAGCAGATCGGCTGGCGCGGCCTGGTTGATCGCCTCAAGATCGAGGCGCCGCAATGGGCCAACATGCTGCCGGACTTCCCGCGCCTGGCGCACCAGATCCTGGAGCGCCACGCCCGCGACAACGGCAGCGCTCAGACCGCCACGCTGAGCGCGCTGCTGGCCGAGCAGCGCCGCACCAACCGCCTGCTGTCGGCGGCGCTGCTGTTCATCGGCGGCTTTGCGGTCGGCATCATTGCCACGCATGTGCTGGCGTGGCTGGCCCACCACTGA
- a CDS encoding ubiquinone biosynthesis accessory factor UbiJ: MSSTASSSPFPVALMQPLLLALNHLLRQEPWAQAMLRPFAGRVAHFDLAPFSLSLQVDAGGLVTSPELGVEPAVRVVVPLAAAVGDYATGGQAAVLKHVRIDGEAEFANVLSTLLRNVRWDAAEDLSRVFGDVLAQRMVRGAQSIRTEATRVGRSLVDAVASYLTDEQPTLVRHARLAQFAADVAAVRDDAARLEKRLERLERAARGTSTARAGESA; this comes from the coding sequence ATGTCTTCGACTGCCTCTTCGTCCCCGTTTCCCGTTGCGCTGATGCAGCCGCTGCTGCTCGCGCTCAATCACTTGCTGCGGCAGGAGCCCTGGGCCCAGGCGATGCTGCGTCCGTTCGCGGGCCGTGTCGCGCATTTCGATCTCGCGCCGTTCTCGCTGTCGCTGCAGGTGGATGCCGGTGGCCTGGTGACGTCGCCCGAACTTGGTGTCGAGCCGGCCGTCCGGGTCGTGGTGCCGCTCGCGGCCGCCGTGGGCGATTACGCCACCGGTGGCCAGGCAGCCGTGCTCAAGCATGTGCGCATCGACGGTGAGGCCGAATTCGCCAACGTGCTGTCGACGCTGCTGCGCAACGTGCGCTGGGATGCGGCCGAAGATCTGTCGCGCGTGTTCGGCGATGTGCTCGCGCAGCGCATGGTGCGGGGCGCCCAGTCGATCCGCACCGAGGCGACGCGCGTGGGCCGTTCGCTGGTGGATGCGGTGGCGTCCTACCTGACCGACGAGCAGCCGACGCTGGTGCGCCATGCCCGGCTCGCGCAGTTCGCCGCGGACGTGGCGGCCGTGCGCGATGATGCGGCGCGCCTGGAGAAGCGGCTGGAGCGGCTCGAACGCGCCGCGCGCGGGACCTCGACGGCACGGGCGGGCGAATCGGCATGA
- a CDS encoding Tim44 domain-containing protein: MKLHWGGKLVTAALVATLALGAAMDANAKRIGGGSRSFGKQSSTVTQRQQTPPTTPAPTQQQAAPTAQPSPAAPAPMPAQQPRRNWGAMLGGLAAGLGLGYLLSKFGLGAGLASLLSNLILIAIIAFVVMWIIRKLRGSRPQEPAYATGGPSLSGDREPYVPAPAAPAAQPAAPVAASTGTGSAGNTSGLGVGAQTAAQAWSLGGPAAPAANAPAAAPAAQQPWGVPADFDTQAFLRNAKVYFVRLQAAWDAGNLNDIREFTTPEMFAEIKMDLTDRGTVPNKTDVVSVEAELLGIETHPAEYLASVRFSGMIREETSAPAQPFAEVWNLTKPTQGSGGWVLAGIQQLQ; this comes from the coding sequence ATGAAATTGCATTGGGGTGGAAAACTCGTAACGGCCGCACTGGTTGCGACGCTCGCATTGGGCGCGGCCATGGATGCCAACGCCAAGCGCATCGGCGGCGGCAGCCGCAGCTTCGGCAAGCAATCGTCCACCGTGACGCAGCGTCAGCAGACGCCGCCGACCACGCCCGCACCGACCCAGCAGCAGGCGGCGCCGACCGCGCAGCCGTCGCCGGCGGCGCCCGCGCCGATGCCGGCGCAGCAGCCGCGCCGCAACTGGGGCGCCATGCTGGGTGGCCTGGCCGCGGGCCTGGGCCTCGGTTACCTGTTGTCCAAGTTCGGCCTGGGCGCCGGTCTGGCGTCGCTGCTGTCGAACCTGATCCTGATCGCGATCATCGCCTTCGTGGTGATGTGGATCATCCGCAAGCTGCGCGGCAGCCGTCCGCAGGAGCCGGCGTACGCCACCGGCGGTCCGTCGCTAAGCGGTGACCGCGAACCCTATGTGCCGGCGCCGGCCGCACCCGCGGCACAGCCGGCCGCACCGGTCGCGGCGTCGACCGGCACTGGCAGCGCGGGTAATACGTCGGGCCTGGGCGTGGGCGCACAGACCGCGGCGCAAGCCTGGAGCCTCGGTGGCCCGGCCGCGCCGGCGGCCAACGCGCCGGCCGCGGCGCCCGCTGCGCAGCAGCCGTGGGGGGTGCCGGCCGACTTCGACACGCAGGCTTTCCTGCGCAACGCCAAGGTCTACTTCGTCCGGCTGCAGGCCGCGTGGGATGCCGGCAACCTGAACGACATCCGCGAGTTCACCACGCCGGAGATGTTCGCCGAGATCAAGATGGACCTGACGGACCGCGGCACCGTGCCCAACAAGACCGACGTGGTGTCGGTGGAGGCCGAGCTGCTCGGCATCGAGACGCATCCGGCCGAATACCTGGCCAGCGTGCGTTTCTCGGGCATGATCCGCGAAGAGACGAGCGCGCCGGCACAGCCGTTCGCCGAGGTGTGGAACCTGACCAAGCCGACCCAGGGCAGCGGCGGCTGGGTGCTGGCCGGTATCCAGCAGTTGCAATAA
- the ubiE gene encoding bifunctional demethylmenaquinone methyltransferase/2-methoxy-6-polyprenyl-1,4-benzoquinol methylase UbiE gives MSQTHFGFQQVDEREKAGKVAGVFHSVASKYDVMNDLMSGGMHRLWKMFTIAQAAVRPGYKVLDIAGGTGDLAKAFARQAGPTGEVWLTDINESMLRVGRDRLLDAGVLTPTCLCDAEHIPFPNAYFDVVTVAFGLRNMTHKDRALAEMRRVVKPGGKVMVLEFSKVWQPLEKAYDVYSFKVLPWLGSKVAGDAESYRYLAESIRMHPDQETLKQMMEQAGLDSVEYFNLTAGVVALHVGRRL, from the coding sequence ATGAGCCAAACCCACTTCGGATTCCAGCAGGTCGACGAGCGCGAGAAGGCCGGCAAGGTCGCCGGCGTGTTCCATTCCGTCGCCAGCAAGTACGACGTGATGAACGACCTGATGTCCGGCGGCATGCACCGGCTGTGGAAGATGTTCACCATCGCCCAGGCCGCCGTGCGCCCGGGCTACAAGGTGCTCGACATCGCCGGCGGCACCGGTGACCTAGCCAAGGCCTTCGCGCGCCAGGCCGGCCCTACCGGCGAGGTGTGGCTGACCGACATCAACGAATCGATGCTGCGCGTGGGCCGTGACCGCCTACTCGATGCCGGCGTGCTCACGCCCACCTGCCTGTGCGATGCCGAGCACATTCCCTTTCCGAACGCTTACTTCGATGTCGTGACAGTTGCGTTCGGCTTGCGCAACATGACGCACAAGGATCGTGCGCTGGCCGAGATGCGTCGCGTGGTCAAGCCGGGCGGCAAGGTGATGGTGCTGGAGTTCTCCAAGGTGTGGCAGCCGCTGGAGAAGGCCTACGACGTGTACTCGTTCAAGGTGCTGCCGTGGCTGGGCAGCAAGGTCGCCGGCGATGCCGAGAGCTACCGCTATCTGGCCGAGTCCATCCGCATGCACCCGGATCAGGAAACGCTCAAGCAGATGATGGAACAGGCCGGGTTGGACTCGGTCGAATACTTCAATCTGACGGCGGGTGTCGTCGCGCTGCACGTCGGCCGGCGTCTCTGA
- a CDS encoding gamma-butyrobetaine hydroxylase-like domain-containing protein has translation MAGLTADTPQPTGITVHTQSRVLEIAFADGKQFRLPFEYLRVLSPSAEVQGHGPGQEVLQTGKREVGIVGVEPVGNYAIRPLFSDGHDSGIYDWAYLYRLGAEQDALWQAYLDRLAAAGLDRDAPMAPGAGHACGHGH, from the coding sequence ATGGCCGGACTCACCGCCGACACTCCGCAGCCGACCGGCATCACGGTGCACACGCAATCGCGCGTGCTCGAGATCGCCTTCGCCGACGGCAAGCAGTTCCGCCTGCCGTTCGAATACCTGCGCGTGCTGTCGCCGTCGGCCGAAGTGCAGGGGCATGGGCCGGGGCAGGAGGTGTTGCAGACCGGCAAGCGCGAGGTCGGCATCGTCGGCGTGGAGCCGGTTGGCAACTACGCGATCCGCCCGCTGTTCTCCGATGGCCATGATTCCGGCATCTACGACTGGGCCTATCTGTACCGCCTCGGCGCCGAGCAGGACGCGCTGTGGCAGGCCTATCTCGATCGCCTCGCCGCCGCGGGCCTCGACCGCGACGCACCGATGGCGCCCGGCGCCGGCCATGCCTGCGGCCACGGCCACTGA